The Candidatus Micrarchaeia archaeon genome segment TTGTTCTATATAAAAACATTTTTCCCAAGATGGGTGGCCACAATAAATTTCACTTTGTGTTATCCTATTATTCACAAAATATCCATTATTTAATTCAATTTCTGTAGCAGGCACATAAACTCCATCTACATATTCAAAAACTCCTTCAGCATTAGGAAAAACATCTAATATATTTGGTAATTGAGGAGCATAAACAGGAATTGAAACTAAATTCCAACCTTTAGATAATGTAGGATTTACTAATGTAGTTAAACATTTTATTTCAATTTCTGGGATTATTTCAGAAGGTTTTTCTTCTATTAAATCCTTTTTAATTACTCCAACAGTAGAAAAAATAAAAGCGCATAAACAAATTAATACCAATAAAAAAATTGTTTTTTTCATATATTTATTTGATTATTAAAGTTTAAAGGCTTTACTATTTAAAATTTAACTCTATTAATTAGATTAATGGAATCTCTTTGTATATTATGTAAAGGAACTAAAAAATTATGTGGTGCTGAATTTTGTCCTAAACTTAAAAAAATATATTATGAAATAGATTTAACAAAAAATATTAAAAATTCAATTTTTGGCCCTTCTCCCCCAAATATGTTTGTAGGTTCTTATGGGTGGCCAGAAGTTAACTGGGGGCCAATGGTTTCATTTGAAAATATTGATGATAATCCAGCTCAATGGTATGGAAAACCTTATGAAGAAATAATAAAACAAAGGTCTATGTTATTAACTGCAAGAAAAAAATCATATATAATGGAGAGAAAAGATAAATATTTAAAAGAAGCGCAAGATGCGATTATGTCTACAAAAACTTTAGATATGGAAGTTAATTTTAAAAATAAACCAAATTTTAATTTAAATTTTTCTTCTGTTTTACAACCAATGGGGGGTTATGCTCCTTTAAAAGATTTTAAAGTCATAGATAATCCAAAAATACCAAAAAAAGTTGATTCAATTGTAGAAGAAAAAAATCTTTTATCCAAAGATGCGATTTTTGAATTAAATGATTATGGATTTGATGAATACTATTTAACAAAATTATTAAGTGGAGGTTTACTAGGACATGAAGAAAGAAAAAAACTAGTTCCTTTACGATGGTCAATAACTGCAATGGATGATATGCTTGCTAAAAAAACAATAGAAAAAATTAAAAATTTTGATTTTATTTCTAATTATTATGTTTGTTCTTCAGAATATTTAGATAATCATTATGAAATACTTTTAATGCCTGGAAATTGGGAATTTGAAAATTTTGAATCTTGGGCTCCTGGAACACTTTGGTCGCAAGGAGCTTCAAATGTTTTTACAACAGAAGAATACGAATCATTTAATGGAAGAACAAAATATGCAGATAAACAAGTTGGTGGATATTATGCTTCTCGCTATGGTGTTTGTGAAGGATTAAATGAAATAAGAAAGCAAGCGCGTGTTTTAGCAATAAGAGAAATTTATGAAGGTTATCAAATTCCAGTTGGTGTTTGGCAAGTGCGCGAAGGAGTTAAACATGCAATGAAAAATAAAAAAAGATTTTCAAACTTACATGAAGCATTAAATGATATGAATTCAAGACTGCGCGTTCCAATACAAAAATACGAAGCGCAGAGTAAAATATTGAAACAAAAAAGATTATTTGATTTTTAGGATTTTATTTTAAATAATTTTCTAAGTCCTGGTTCTGGACCAAATATCCTTTCTCTATACATTACAAATTCCTCATTTGATGAAAATGGATAATTCTCTACTATTTTTTCATTAGAAAATATAACTTCTCCGTTTTTAATTAATATTATTTTAGTAATTGCTTCAGCTTTACCACAAAAAAGCAAAGATCCTATTAAACCATCAAAAGGTTTTATATCTATTTGCTTAGAAAAAACATTAATTAATTCACAATCTATTGGTTCATCGTTCCCAAAATAATTAACTCTTATTTTTTCTCCAATAAATTTTTCCAAACTTTTTATTTTAGCAGATAAACTTGAATCATTGATTGAAATTGTTTCTTTTTTCATATTATCACCTTTTTTTACCGAAAGTAAAAAATGCGGCGGCACTTTAATGAAATTAAAGGCGCCAATTTTTTACCAAAAGTAAAAAATGCGGCGGCCGGGATTTTCTCCCTGCTGACAAGTTTTTTGCGCCAGCCAAGGTTTTGAATTCTCGGACCATTCCGGGGTTTCTTTTGAACCCTGGGGCCTTTTCTTTACAAAGAAAAGGGGCCACCCGGGACTCAACGTTGGCAACGTCGTATACTAACCAGGCTATACTACCACCGCATTTACAAATATTATATTTTTTTATTATTGATTTATTTAGTATTTTTCTTTTTTTATTTCTTTATTTTTGGTTAGATTTTTCTTTCTTTTGCTTAAGCTTTTCTTTCTTTTTTGAAAAAGAAAGAAAAGGTTATGCGACCGCCGGGATTTTCATAC includes the following:
- a CDS encoding Nre family DNA repair protein, whose translation is MESLCILCKGTKKLCGAEFCPKLKKIYYEIDLTKNIKNSIFGPSPPNMFVGSYGWPEVNWGPMVSFENIDDNPAQWYGKPYEEIIKQRSMLLTARKKSYIMERKDKYLKEAQDAIMSTKTLDMEVNFKNKPNFNLNFSSVLQPMGGYAPLKDFKVIDNPKIPKKVDSIVEEKNLLSKDAIFELNDYGFDEYYLTKLLSGGLLGHEERKKLVPLRWSITAMDDMLAKKTIEKIKNFDFISNYYVCSSEYLDNHYEILLMPGNWEFENFESWAPGTLWSQGASNVFTTEEYESFNGRTKYADKQVGGYYASRYGVCEGLNEIRKQARVLAIREIYEGYQIPVGVWQVREGVKHAMKNKKRFSNLHEALNDMNSRLRVPIQKYEAQSKILKQKRLFDF